In Clostridium sporogenes, one genomic interval encodes:
- the epsC gene encoding serine O-acetyltransferase EpsC, translated as MKNPFKTLIYDLKNAKEKDPAARNVLEVFILYPFIHALIAYRISHLFYKAHLFFLARLISQISRFFTGIEIHPGATIGKGLFIDHGMGVVIGETAEVGDNVTLYHGVTLGGTGKDKGKRHPTVGNNVIIGSGAKVLGPINIGDNVKIGANAVVLHHIPANSTAVGIPAKVVRYEKKASVIEIRDYNGVKKVIYNDMII; from the coding sequence ATGAAAAATCCTTTTAAAACTTTAATATATGATTTAAAAAATGCTAAGGAAAAAGATCCAGCTGCTAGAAATGTTTTAGAAGTTTTTATATTATATCCATTTATTCATGCTTTAATAGCCTATAGAATATCCCACTTGTTTTATAAAGCACATTTATTTTTCTTAGCTAGACTTATTTCTCAAATATCAAGATTTTTTACAGGCATAGAGATTCATCCAGGGGCAACTATAGGAAAAGGTCTTTTTATAGATCATGGTATGGGAGTTGTTATTGGTGAAACTGCGGAAGTTGGGGATAATGTAACTTTATACCATGGAGTAACTTTAGGCGGAACGGGAAAAGATAAAGGAAAGAGACACCCTACTGTAGGTAATAATGTTATAATAGGAAGTGGGGCAAAAGTACTAGGACCTATAAATATAGGAGATAATGTAAAAATAGGCGCTAATGCAGTGGTATTGCATCATATACCAGCTAATTCTACAGCGGTAGGTATACCAGCTAAGGTAGTAAGATATGAAAAAAAGGCATCTGTTATAGAAATAAGAGATTATAATGGTGTTAAAAAAGTAATATACAACGATATGATAATATAG
- the cysK gene encoding cysteine synthase A: MLYENSIDLIGNTPMFKLNNMQEENMADVYVKLEKFNPGGSIKDRAALGMIEEAENMGRIKPGDIIVEPTSGNTGIGLAMVGRLKGYKVIIVMPDSMSIERRNMIKAYGAELVLTEGNKGMTGAIEKAEELARDKKGYFIPQQFSNRANSKKHYETTAVEILKDVEDLDAFVASVGTGGTIAGIGRRLKESNKNIKVVAVEPHNSPVISGGKAAPHKIQGIGAGFVPEVYEKDVVDEVMTITDEESYEYARRFGTEEGVLVGISSGANIAAAIKIAKKLGKGKKVVTVAPDGGEKYISTGLYDK; the protein is encoded by the coding sequence ATGTTATATGAAAATTCTATAGACCTAATAGGAAATACTCCTATGTTTAAATTAAATAATATGCAGGAAGAAAATATGGCAGATGTTTATGTGAAGTTAGAAAAATTTAATCCTGGTGGTAGTATAAAAGATAGAGCAGCTTTAGGGATGATTGAAGAGGCAGAAAACATGGGAAGAATAAAACCAGGAGATATAATAGTAGAACCTACTAGTGGAAACACAGGTATAGGACTTGCTATGGTTGGGAGATTAAAAGGCTATAAAGTAATTATTGTTATGCCGGATTCTATGAGTATAGAGAGAAGAAACATGATAAAAGCTTACGGAGCAGAATTGGTTCTTACAGAAGGAAATAAAGGAATGACAGGTGCTATAGAAAAGGCAGAAGAATTAGCTAGAGATAAAAAGGGCTATTTTATTCCTCAACAATTCTCAAACAGAGCTAATTCAAAAAAGCATTATGAAACCACTGCTGTTGAAATATTAAAAGATGTAGAGGATTTAGATGCTTTTGTAGCTTCAGTAGGTACAGGAGGTACTATAGCAGGTATTGGAAGAAGATTAAAAGAATCTAATAAAAATATAAAAGTTGTAGCTGTGGAACCTCATAACTCTCCAGTAATATCAGGGGGAAAAGCAGCACCACACAAAATACAAGGTATAGGAGCAGGCTTTGTACCAGAGGTATATGAAAAAGATGTAGTAGATGAGGTAATGACTATAACAGATGAAGAATCCTATGAATATGCAAGAAGATTTGGGACAGAAGAGGGAGTATTAGTAGGTATATCTTCAGGAGCAAATATAGCAGCAGCTATAAAAATAGCTAAAAAATTGGGAAAAGGTAAAAAAGTTGTAACTGTAGCTCCAGATGGTGGAGAAAAATATATATCCACCGGGTTATATGATAAATAA
- the sleB gene encoding spore cortex-lytic enzyme: MRKNIYLKRAIIYVLALMIAYGSTTLYILPYTNATKAVAYYYGHRGDIISQVQRKLKAWGYYNGGVDGIFGHGTYTAVRSFQSKNGLTVDGIIGDKTLAAIGINTGSSGSSSSSNNQDVMLLARLINGEARGEPYEGQVAVGAVVLNRTRDANFPNTVAGVIYEPLAFTAIADGQINAQMQQTSINAARDALNGWDPSDGATYYFNPATATSSWIWSRPLIKVIGKHRFCR, translated from the coding sequence ATGAGGAAGAATATATATTTAAAAAGGGCAATAATATATGTTTTAGCTTTAATGATAGCTTATGGCAGTACTACTCTTTATATATTACCTTATACAAATGCTACTAAAGCTGTAGCATATTATTATGGACATAGAGGAGACATTATTTCACAGGTTCAAAGAAAACTTAAAGCCTGGGGGTATTATAATGGAGGAGTAGATGGAATATTTGGCCATGGAACTTATACAGCCGTAAGAAGTTTTCAATCTAAAAATGGTTTGACAGTAGATGGAATAATTGGAGATAAAACTTTAGCTGCAATTGGAATAAACACAGGATCATCAGGATCAAGTTCAAGCTCCAATAACCAAGATGTTATGCTTTTAGCTAGACTTATAAATGGAGAGGCTAGAGGAGAACCTTATGAAGGTCAAGTAGCAGTAGGAGCAGTAGTTTTAAACAGAACAAGAGATGCTAATTTTCCTAATACTGTAGCTGGGGTTATATATGAACCACTTGCATTTACTGCCATAGCAGACGGACAAATAAATGCACAAATGCAGCAAACCTCTATAAATGCAGCTAGAGATGCTTTAAATGGATGGGATCCTTCAGATGGGGCTACGTATTATTTTAATCCAGCAACTGCTACAAGTTCTTGGATTTGGTCAAGACCGCTAATAAAAGTAATAGGTAAACATAGATTTTGTAGATAA
- a CDS encoding magnesium transporter, translating to MKKLQSFFLSKIINKRVYDEYGDYIGKLIDIYVTSEDDYPRAIAYKIKKGRELANYEFKNISFYDDEGKTIIKVIGTRDIILRKYSYLLSQHLLDKQIIDINGKKMVKVHDLRIGEIAGEYKVIAVDTGALALSRRIGMENLLRSIYKIFNKKIEDTLIMWDSVESLEMVNNNLKLSVSYQKLSTLHPADLADIIEDMNDSYRKLVFESLDDDLAADTFEEIDLEVKTEMLEGMTSSKKAEIIYNMSKDEAADILAQMREEEVEEILSIMEERDAKDIRKLMDYKEETAGSIMNKDFISFNVNITTEETIDLLREIKPKDEESYYIYIVDEKEQLKGAISLTDLIISTPEAKLKDIMDKDIVKVKDTDHINEAVELAIKYDLLSIPVVEGENKLCGTISIDDIIEDVFAPMWRKKVKIVTV from the coding sequence ATGAAGAAGCTACAAAGTTTTTTCTTAAGTAAAATTATTAATAAAAGAGTTTATGATGAGTATGGTGATTATATAGGTAAACTAATTGATATTTATGTAACTTCTGAGGATGATTATCCAAGAGCCATAGCCTATAAGATAAAAAAGGGAAGAGAATTAGCAAATTATGAGTTTAAAAACATTTCTTTTTATGATGATGAGGGTAAAACTATTATAAAAGTAATAGGAACTAGAGATATAATATTAAGAAAATATTCCTATTTATTGTCACAACATCTTTTAGATAAACAAATAATTGATATAAATGGCAAAAAGATGGTTAAAGTACATGACTTAAGAATTGGAGAAATTGCAGGAGAATATAAAGTAATAGCTGTAGATACAGGTGCACTAGCATTAAGTAGAAGAATAGGAATGGAAAATTTATTAAGAAGTATTTATAAAATATTTAATAAGAAAATAGAAGACACTTTAATAATGTGGGATAGTGTAGAATCTTTAGAAATGGTAAATAATAATTTGAAATTATCTGTATCTTACCAAAAGCTCTCAACATTACATCCAGCAGATTTAGCAGATATTATAGAAGATATGAATGACAGTTATAGAAAATTAGTTTTTGAAAGCCTAGATGATGATTTAGCTGCAGATACTTTTGAAGAAATAGACTTGGAAGTAAAAACAGAAATGTTAGAAGGAATGACTTCCTCTAAAAAAGCTGAAATTATATATAACATGTCAAAGGATGAGGCGGCAGATATACTGGCACAAATGAGAGAGGAAGAAGTGGAAGAAATTCTTTCTATCATGGAAGAAAGAGATGCTAAGGATATAAGGAAACTTATGGATTATAAAGAAGAAACTGCAGGAAGCATAATGAATAAAGATTTTATATCTTTTAATGTAAACATAACTACGGAAGAAACTATAGATTTATTAAGGGAAATAAAACCTAAGGATGAAGAATCTTATTATATATATATTGTAGATGAAAAAGAACAACTAAAAGGAGCTATATCGCTTACAGATTTAATAATATCTACTCCAGAAGCTAAATTAAAAGATATAATGGATAAGGATATAGTAAAAGTTAAAGATACAGACCATATAAATGAAGCTGTAGAATTAGCAATAAAATATGATTTATTATCTATTCCCGTAGTTGAAGGAGAAAATAAATTATGTGGAACAATATCTATAGATGATATTATAGAGGATGTATTTGCACCTATGTGGAGAAAGAAAGTTAAAATAGTTACGGTTTAA
- a CDS encoding YgiQ family radical SAM protein, protein MNSMDFLPISKEDLKKRNIDVLDFIIVTGDAYVDHPSFGTAIIGRVLEREGFSVGIIAQPNWKNIEDFKKLGKPKYGFLVNSGNIDSMVNHYTASKKRRHDDFYSPGGKSGYRPDRAVIVYCNKIKEAFKDSPIIIGGIEASLRRFAHYDYWDNSVRRSILEDSSADLLIYGMGEKPIVQVSNLLRYGMKIDSIKNVRGTAYIEKDISSLKDYIEIPSFEEASTNKKSYAETYKIQYYEQDSIRGKTLVQKHKERYVVQNPPQPPLSQEEMDEVYALPYARTYHPMYEAEGGIPAIKEVKFSITSHRGCYGSCSFCALTFHQGRVIQNRSQDSILKEANMMTNMKDFKGYIHDVGGPTANFRHRACKVQERHGTCKNKQCVFPKACKNLIVDHKEYLSLLRKIRKMPNVKKVFIRSGIRFDYLMYDKNDEFFKELCEHHISGQLKVAPEHISDKVLNLMGKPTRNVYDSFVKKYYDINKKIHKNQFLVPYLMSSHPGSDLKASIELAQYIKKMGYTPEQVQDFYPTPGSLSTTMYYTEINPLTEEKVYVPKDQKEKSMQRALLQFSIPDNYDLVKEALIKAHREDLIGNGPDCLIPYNKPYKKSHKKNNSKNNNNHYNKSNGKNKDTSKNNKKIKKNSLSKHKKRK, encoded by the coding sequence TTGAATAGTATGGACTTTTTACCCATAAGTAAAGAGGATTTGAAAAAAAGAAACATAGATGTTTTAGATTTTATAATAGTAACTGGTGATGCTTATGTAGACCATCCATCCTTCGGTACTGCAATTATAGGGAGAGTATTAGAAAGAGAAGGATTTAGTGTGGGAATCATAGCTCAACCTAATTGGAAGAACATAGAGGACTTTAAAAAACTAGGGAAACCTAAATATGGATTTTTAGTTAACTCTGGCAATATAGATTCTATGGTAAATCACTATACTGCATCTAAAAAAAGAAGACATGACGACTTCTATTCCCCAGGTGGAAAATCTGGATATAGACCTGATAGAGCAGTTATTGTTTACTGTAATAAGATAAAGGAAGCTTTCAAAGATTCACCTATAATAATAGGCGGTATAGAAGCTAGCTTAAGAAGATTTGCCCATTATGATTATTGGGATAACTCAGTAAGAAGAAGTATTCTAGAAGATTCTAGCGCAGATTTATTAATATATGGTATGGGAGAAAAACCTATAGTTCAAGTTTCTAATCTTTTAAGATATGGTATGAAAATAGACAGTATAAAAAATGTAAGAGGCACAGCGTATATTGAAAAAGATATATCTTCTTTAAAAGATTATATTGAAATACCATCATTTGAAGAGGCTTCTACAAATAAAAAATCCTATGCAGAAACTTACAAAATACAATATTATGAACAAGATTCCATAAGGGGTAAAACCTTAGTACAGAAACATAAAGAAAGATATGTAGTGCAAAATCCGCCCCAACCACCTTTATCTCAAGAAGAAATGGATGAAGTTTATGCACTTCCATACGCTAGGACTTATCATCCTATGTATGAGGCTGAAGGTGGAATTCCTGCCATTAAAGAGGTTAAATTTTCAATTACTAGCCATAGAGGCTGCTATGGAAGTTGTTCTTTTTGTGCTTTGACCTTTCATCAGGGAAGAGTTATTCAAAATAGAAGCCAAGATTCTATTTTAAAAGAAGCAAATATGATGACTAATATGAAGGACTTCAAAGGCTACATACATGATGTAGGTGGCCCTACAGCTAACTTTAGACATAGGGCTTGTAAAGTTCAAGAAAGACATGGTACTTGCAAAAACAAACAATGTGTATTCCCAAAAGCCTGCAAAAATTTAATTGTAGATCATAAAGAATACTTAAGTTTATTAAGAAAAATAAGAAAAATGCCTAATGTAAAAAAAGTATTTATACGTTCTGGTATTAGATTTGATTATTTAATGTATGATAAAAACGATGAGTTTTTTAAAGAATTATGTGAACATCATATAAGTGGACAGTTAAAAGTTGCTCCTGAACATATAAGTGATAAAGTTTTAAACTTAATGGGTAAGCCTACTAGAAATGTTTATGATTCTTTTGTTAAAAAATATTATGATATAAACAAAAAAATACATAAAAATCAATTTTTAGTTCCTTATTTAATGTCTAGTCATCCCGGTAGCGATTTAAAGGCTTCCATAGAACTAGCTCAATATATAAAAAAAATGGGCTATACTCCAGAACAAGTACAAGACTTTTACCCTACTCCTGGTAGCTTATCAACTACTATGTATTATACGGAAATAAATCCTTTAACCGAGGAAAAAGTTTATGTACCTAAAGATCAAAAAGAAAAAAGCATGCAAAGGGCATTATTACAATTCTCTATTCCTGATAACTATGATCTAGTAAAAGAAGCCTTAATAAAAGCTCACAGAGAAGATTTAATAGGAAATGGACCTGATTGTTTAATACCTTACAATAAACCTTATAAAAAATCTCATAAAAAAAATAATTCTAAGAATAACAATAACCATTATAATAAAAGTAATGGTAAAAATAAGGATACTAGTAAAAACAATAAAAAAATTAAGAAAAACTCACTTTCTAAGCATAAAAAAAGAAAATAA
- a CDS encoding YegS/Rv2252/BmrU family lipid kinase translates to MSKVKFIYNPYSGEKAIISQIDQVIRIHQKYGYEVVPYRISLEYDLDDAFKSIDESYKYILVAGGDGTVDNVVNHLKKFAIDLPIAILPTGTANDFAKFIGMPINVGEACEQILKSSVKKIDLGKINDKYFINVASTGLFTDVSQKTDVNLKNTMGKLAYYVKGLEQLPNFRRLKINVKSEEVNFDGDMYLMMVFNGQTAGNLHMAYKAEVDDGMLDVIIIKACAIKDMIGLFIKMIKGEHLEDVNALIYFKTNKLEIESNEDIVTDIDGERGPDFPLCIECVKEGLDILGILD, encoded by the coding sequence ATGAGTAAGGTAAAATTTATCTATAACCCATATTCAGGAGAAAAGGCCATAATATCTCAAATAGACCAGGTAATAAGAATACATCAGAAATATGGATATGAAGTAGTGCCTTATAGGATAAGTTTAGAATATGATCTTGATGACGCTTTTAAATCTATTGATGAAAGCTATAAATATATATTGGTAGCAGGGGGAGACGGTACTGTAGATAATGTGGTAAATCATTTAAAAAAATTTGCAATTGATCTTCCAATTGCAATATTACCTACAGGTACTGCTAATGATTTTGCTAAATTTATTGGTATGCCAATAAATGTTGGGGAGGCCTGTGAGCAAATATTAAAGAGCTCTGTAAAAAAGATTGATTTAGGAAAAATAAATGATAAATATTTTATTAACGTTGCTAGCACAGGATTATTTACAGATGTATCCCAAAAAACCGATGTTAATTTAAAAAATACTATGGGTAAACTTGCTTACTATGTAAAAGGATTAGAACAGCTTCCTAATTTTAGAAGATTGAAGATTAATGTTAAATCTGAGGAAGTTAATTTTGATGGAGATATGTATCTTATGATGGTCTTCAATGGACAAACAGCAGGTAATCTTCATATGGCTTATAAGGCAGAGGTTGATGATGGCATGTTAGATGTAATAATAATAAAGGCTTGCGCTATTAAGGATATGATAGGATTATTTATAAAAATGATAAAAGGAGAACATCTAGAAGATGTAAATGCCTTAATATATTTTAAAACAAATAAGCTGGAAATAGAATCTAATGAAGATATAGTTACGGATATAGATGGAGAAAGAGGCCCAGATTTTCCTTTATGTATAGAATGTGTGAAAGAAGGTTTAGATATCTTAGGCATATTAGATTAA